The following proteins come from a genomic window of Methyloceanibacter stevinii:
- the fabI gene encoding enoyl-ACP reductase FabI — MTKDIAEPGPLMAGKRGLVMGVANDRSIAWGIARVLHGQGAELAFSYQGGAFGRRAVPLAESIGAEIIEEVDVEDLDSVDRMLDVIRKKWGKLDFVVHALAFSDRTELKGRYCDTTRKNFEHTMVISCFSFTEICKRASDIMNEGGSLLTLTYGGSTRVVPCYNVMGVAKAALEASVRYLASDLGPQGIRVNALSAGPMRTLAGAGISDARTLLHYQQQHAPMRRSPTLDEVGGSALYLLSDLSGAVTGEVHFVDCGYATTFMPDLESLKEIERAEEIGNAMAKARRGKPRNSQPTALPLRMDR; from the coding sequence ATGACGAAAGATATTGCAGAACCTGGACCGCTGATGGCGGGCAAGCGCGGCTTGGTGATGGGCGTCGCCAACGATCGATCGATCGCTTGGGGCATTGCCCGCGTGCTGCACGGACAGGGCGCCGAGTTGGCGTTCAGCTATCAGGGCGGCGCCTTTGGCCGGCGCGCGGTACCCCTGGCCGAATCTATCGGCGCGGAGATCATCGAAGAAGTCGACGTCGAGGATTTGGATAGCGTCGACCGCATGCTCGACGTGATCCGGAAAAAGTGGGGCAAGCTGGACTTTGTCGTTCACGCGCTGGCCTTCTCCGACCGGACCGAGCTCAAGGGCCGCTACTGCGACACGACGCGGAAGAACTTCGAGCACACGATGGTCATCTCCTGCTTTTCCTTCACGGAGATCTGCAAGCGCGCCTCTGACATCATGAACGAAGGCGGCTCGCTGCTGACACTGACCTATGGCGGCTCGACGCGCGTCGTGCCCTGCTACAACGTCATGGGCGTCGCCAAGGCGGCCCTGGAAGCGTCGGTGCGCTATCTGGCGTCCGATCTCGGGCCGCAAGGCATCCGCGTGAACGCGCTGTCAGCAGGACCCATGCGGACGCTGGCGGGCGCGGGTATTTCCGATGCGAGGACCCTGCTCCACTACCAGCAGCAGCATGCGCCCATGCGCCGCTCGCCGACGCTCGACGAGGTCGGCGGCTCCGCGCTGTATCTCCTGTCCGATCTTTCCGGCGCGGTCACGGGCGAGGTGCATTTCGTCGATTGCGGTTACGCAACGACCTTTATGCCCGACCTCGAGTCGCTGAAGGAGATCGAGCGCGCTGAGGAAATCGGCAACGCGATGGCCAAGGCGCGCCGCGGGAAGCCGCGCAATAGTCAACCGACAGCTTTGCCGCTGCGTATGGATCGCTAG
- a CDS encoding 2-hydroxyacid dehydrogenase — translation MATERPLVIVTRKLPDVVETRLRELFDARLNLEDRPFTRDELIAAVKEANVLVPTVTDRIDRTVLSQAGPDLKLIAQFGTGVDNVDLDTARNRAIIVTNTPGVLTEDTADMTMALILAVPRRLTEGAELLKSGSDEWQGWSPTWMLGHRIYGKRLGIVGMGRIGQAVARRAKAFGLQIHYHNRRRVPSDVEKSLEATYWDSLDQMLARMDIISINCPHTPATYHLLSARRLALLKPSAYIVNTARGEVIDENALARMIENHELAGAGLDVFEHEPAVNPKLLRNEKVVVLPHMGSATLEGRVDMGEKVIVNIKTFLDGHAPPDRVHPAMF, via the coding sequence ATGGCTACTGAACGACCGCTCGTTATCGTCACGCGTAAGCTACCGGATGTCGTGGAGACACGGCTTCGGGAGTTGTTCGACGCGCGGCTCAACCTCGAGGACAGGCCCTTTACGCGGGACGAGCTGATCGCCGCCGTGAAGGAAGCCAATGTGCTCGTGCCGACCGTCACCGATCGCATCGATCGCACCGTCCTGAGCCAGGCCGGACCGGACCTCAAGCTCATCGCCCAGTTCGGAACCGGCGTCGACAATGTCGATCTCGACACGGCGCGCAACCGGGCCATCATCGTGACTAACACGCCGGGCGTCCTCACCGAGGACACGGCCGACATGACCATGGCCCTGATTCTCGCCGTCCCGCGGCGGCTGACCGAGGGCGCAGAGCTGCTGAAATCCGGCAGCGACGAATGGCAAGGCTGGTCGCCCACCTGGATGCTGGGTCACCGCATCTACGGCAAGCGCCTCGGTATTGTGGGCATGGGCCGGATCGGTCAGGCGGTCGCGCGGCGCGCCAAGGCGTTCGGCCTTCAGATCCACTATCACAACCGGCGCCGGGTCCCGTCCGATGTCGAGAAGTCGCTCGAGGCCACCTATTGGGACAGCCTCGACCAGATGCTGGCGCGGATGGACATCATCTCCATCAACTGCCCGCACACGCCGGCGACCTATCATCTGCTGTCGGCGCGCCGCCTCGCGCTGCTCAAGCCGTCGGCCTATATCGTCAACACGGCTCGCGGCGAGGTCATCGACGAGAACGCTCTCGCCCGCATGATCGAAAACCATGAATTGGCCGGTGCCGGGCTCGACGTGTTCGAGCACGAACCTGCCGTCAATCCCAAACTGCTGCGGAACGAGAAGGTCGTGGTGCTCCCCCACATGGGTTCGGCCACGCTCGAAGGCCGCGTCGACATGGGCGAGAAGGTCATCGTCAACATCAAGACGTTCCTCGACGGCCACGCGCCGCCGGATCGCGTCCACCCGGCCATGTTCTAG
- a CDS encoding FAD-dependent oxidoreductase, whose amino-acid sequence MSDEPRQQTITAQCAIAGGGPAGVMMGFLLARAGVKVVVLEKHADFFRDFRGDTIHPSTLEVMDELGLLDAFLELPHQNVDELSVEIGDRTLKVADFSHLPTAAKFIAMMPQWDFLDFLAAQGKGYPNFDLRLGADVDELLTDNGKVVGLKSATHEGDLEVKADLVVGADGRHSTVRSLARMEVEDIGAPMDVLWMRVSRKPEDGDATFGRVEPGRFFIMINRGDYWQCAYVIPKGGFNQLRRNGLEAFRQIIMALKPSLGARVRELETWDDVKLLSVRVDRLKKWYRPGLLCIGDAAHAMSPIGGVGVNLAVQDAVAAANILALPLLERNVSEADLARVQKRRTLPVKLTQRLQVFLQDRVVTSVLTAKEITEIPFPVRILNDFPLLRRIPGRIIGLGFRPEHVALPEVARMTRA is encoded by the coding sequence ATGTCCGACGAGCCAAGGCAACAGACGATCACCGCCCAGTGCGCCATCGCCGGCGGAGGGCCGGCGGGCGTGATGATGGGGTTCCTGCTTGCACGCGCCGGCGTGAAAGTGGTCGTCCTCGAGAAGCACGCCGATTTCTTTCGCGATTTTCGCGGCGACACGATCCACCCCTCCACACTCGAAGTGATGGACGAGCTCGGCCTGCTCGATGCCTTTCTCGAACTGCCGCACCAGAACGTGGACGAGCTCAGCGTCGAGATCGGCGATCGAACGCTGAAGGTTGCCGACTTCTCGCACCTTCCGACGGCGGCGAAATTCATTGCGATGATGCCGCAATGGGACTTTCTCGATTTTCTCGCCGCGCAGGGGAAGGGGTATCCGAACTTCGATCTGCGCCTCGGCGCCGACGTTGACGAACTCCTGACCGACAACGGCAAGGTCGTCGGGCTGAAATCGGCAACCCATGAAGGCGATCTGGAGGTCAAGGCCGATCTGGTCGTCGGCGCGGACGGCCGTCACTCGACGGTGCGGTCGCTTGCCCGCATGGAGGTCGAGGACATCGGCGCCCCCATGGACGTGCTGTGGATGCGTGTGTCGCGTAAGCCGGAGGACGGCGATGCAACCTTCGGCCGGGTCGAGCCGGGCCGGTTCTTCATCATGATCAACCGCGGCGACTATTGGCAGTGCGCCTATGTCATCCCCAAAGGCGGGTTCAACCAGTTGCGGCGCAATGGCCTTGAAGCCTTCCGGCAGATCATCATGGCGTTGAAGCCGTCCCTCGGCGCGCGCGTTCGCGAGCTCGAGACCTGGGACGACGTGAAACTGCTGTCGGTCCGCGTCGATCGGCTGAAGAAATGGTACCGGCCGGGGCTTCTGTGCATCGGCGATGCGGCCCACGCCATGTCCCCGATCGGAGGCGTGGGCGTCAATCTCGCCGTCCAGGACGCCGTCGCAGCCGCCAACATCCTGGCATTGCCCCTGCTCGAGCGGAATGTCTCCGAGGCCGATCTCGCGCGGGTGCAGAAGCGCCGAACCTTACCCGTCAAGCTGACGCAACGGCTGCAGGTCTTCCTGCAGGACCGGGTGGTCACCAGCGTCCTGACGGCGAAGGAGATTACGGAAATCCCATTCCCGGTGCGGATCTTGAATGACTTTCCGTTGCTCCGGCGCATTCCGGGCCGGATCATCGGCCTCGGCTTTCGGCCCGAGCATGTCGCCCTGCCGGAAGTGGCGCGGATGACCCGCGCCTGA
- the coaBC gene encoding bifunctional phosphopantothenoylcysteine decarboxylase/phosphopantothenate--cysteine ligase CoaBC, with amino-acid sequence MLSGKRILLIVGGGIAAYKALELVRRLRERGASVRVVLTEGGAQFVTPLSFAVLSGEEAFTDLFDLKDEAEIGHIQLSREADLVVVAPATADLLAKMANGLANDLASTVLMATDKTVLVAPAMNVRMWEHPATMRNVATLRADGVRFVGPEAGDMACGEFGPGRMAEPEDIADAIERVLPGARGASLVSRHVLITSGPTYEPIDPVRYIANRSSGKQGHALARAAKDMGARRTLISGPTHLPDIPGVTTVKVETAADMLDAALGALPADVAICAAAVADWRAATQALEKLKKEEGQTALSLALARNPDILATLAAPGARRPTLVIGFAAETETIITHAQEKLSRKGADWIVANDVSPDTGIMGGDRTEVHLVSASGVEDWPAMGKDEMAVKLLGRAAEALHAMQLAAE; translated from the coding sequence ATGCTGAGCGGCAAGCGCATCCTCCTGATCGTCGGCGGCGGCATCGCCGCCTACAAGGCTCTGGAACTCGTCCGCCGTCTGCGCGAGCGAGGCGCCTCCGTGCGCGTCGTCTTGACCGAAGGCGGGGCGCAGTTCGTGACGCCGCTCTCTTTTGCGGTCCTATCGGGCGAGGAGGCCTTCACTGATCTTTTCGACCTCAAGGACGAGGCGGAGATCGGCCACATCCAACTCAGCCGCGAGGCCGATCTCGTCGTGGTGGCGCCGGCGACCGCGGACCTCCTCGCCAAGATGGCGAACGGGCTTGCGAACGATCTGGCGTCTACCGTGCTCATGGCAACCGATAAGACGGTGCTCGTGGCGCCGGCCATGAACGTTCGCATGTGGGAGCATCCCGCGACCATGCGCAACGTCGCGACGTTGCGCGCGGATGGCGTGCGCTTCGTCGGCCCCGAGGCAGGCGACATGGCGTGCGGCGAGTTCGGTCCCGGCCGCATGGCCGAGCCCGAGGACATTGCCGATGCGATCGAGCGCGTGCTTCCGGGCGCGCGCGGCGCTTCGCTTGTGAGCCGTCACGTTCTGATTACGTCCGGGCCGACCTATGAGCCCATCGATCCCGTGCGCTACATCGCGAACCGCTCGTCGGGGAAACAGGGGCATGCGTTGGCGCGGGCCGCCAAGGACATGGGCGCGCGCCGCACGCTGATCTCGGGCCCGACACATCTGCCGGACATTCCAGGCGTCACGACAGTCAAGGTCGAAACCGCCGCGGACATGCTCGATGCTGCCCTCGGCGCGCTTCCCGCCGATGTCGCGATCTGCGCCGCTGCCGTCGCCGATTGGCGCGCGGCCACCCAAGCGTTGGAGAAGCTGAAGAAGGAAGAGGGCCAGACCGCGCTCAGTCTCGCGCTCGCCCGCAATCCGGACATTCTTGCGACCCTCGCGGCTCCTGGCGCGCGGCGGCCGACGCTCGTCATCGGCTTCGCGGCGGAGACCGAAACCATCATCACCCATGCCCAGGAGAAACTGAGCCGGAAGGGCGCGGATTGGATCGTCGCCAACGACGTGTCGCCGGATACGGGCATCATGGGCGGCGACCGTACCGAGGTCCATCTCGTCTCGGCCTCGGGCGTCGAGGATTGGCCGGCCATGGGCAAGGACGAGATGGCTGTGAAGCTTCTCGGCCGCGCCGCCGAAGCGCTGCATGCCATGCAGCTCGCGGCGGAATAA
- a CDS encoding SH3 domain-containing protein produces the protein MGNRRTARLGTALALAGGALLAGLVLHGSSSPVAAAEVVVPIAANGKSSGLRVPRFVSLKSDKVNVRRGPSTDQSIVWVFSRAGLPVEVIAEFENWRRVRDSEGADGWVFHSLLSGRRTVLVSPWSKSQQAPVSIPLHSSRSAGSGVVAQLQPGVLGDLVECDGSWCELSIGNYSGYVQQEKLWGVYRDEKFE, from the coding sequence ATGGGCAATCGCAGGACTGCACGGCTGGGAACGGCGCTGGCACTGGCTGGAGGCGCTCTTCTGGCGGGGCTGGTTCTGCACGGGTCTTCCTCGCCGGTCGCCGCGGCGGAGGTCGTCGTCCCCATAGCCGCGAACGGCAAGAGCTCGGGCCTGCGCGTGCCGCGCTTCGTCAGCCTCAAATCCGACAAGGTCAATGTCCGGCGCGGTCCCAGCACCGATCAGTCGATCGTCTGGGTATTCTCGCGGGCCGGTCTTCCGGTGGAGGTTATCGCCGAGTTCGAGAACTGGCGCCGGGTCCGGGACAGCGAAGGCGCCGACGGCTGGGTCTTCCACAGCCTCCTCAGTGGACGGCGTACCGTCCTCGTCAGCCCTTGGAGCAAGAGTCAGCAGGCCCCGGTTTCGATCCCGCTTCACAGCAGCCGGTCCGCCGGGTCAGGCGTCGTCGCGCAGCTTCAACCGGGGGTCTTGGGCGACCTCGTCGAATGCGACGGCTCCTGGTGCGAGCTGTCCATCGGTAACTATTCCGGCTACGTGCAGCAGGAGAAGCTGTGGGGCGTGTATCGGGATGAGAAGTTCGAGTAG
- the irrA gene encoding iron response transcriptional regulator IrrA produces MLRGAGLRPTRQRLALARLLFAEGDRHVTARRLHEEAVASQVPVSLATVYNTLHQFTEAGLLRAVAVEGAKTYFDTNTSNHFHFFCEDSADLLDIDTSAIRIEGLPQAPDGKVISRVDVLVRLVDKDG; encoded by the coding sequence CTGCTGCGCGGTGCCGGGCTTCGGCCCACGCGTCAGCGTCTCGCCCTCGCCCGCCTGCTCTTCGCCGAAGGCGACCGGCACGTGACGGCCCGACGCCTGCACGAGGAAGCCGTCGCTTCACAGGTCCCTGTCTCGCTGGCGACCGTTTACAACACGCTCCACCAGTTCACCGAGGCTGGCCTGTTGCGCGCCGTGGCCGTGGAAGGCGCGAAGACGTATTTCGACACCAACACGTCCAACCATTTCCACTTCTTCTGCGAGGACAGCGCGGACCTGCTCGATATCGACACGAGCGCGATCCGCATCGAAGGGCTGCCCCAAGCGCCTGACGGCAAGGTGATCTCGCGGGTGGACGTGCTGGTCCGTCTCGTCGACAAGGACGGCTAG
- the fabA gene encoding 3-hydroxyacyl-[acyl-carrier-protein] dehydratase FabA, translating to MAERQSSFDYEDLLACGRGELFGPGNAQLPLPPMLMFDRIPLLEPAGGEFGRGRIVAELDVKPDLWFFACHFQGDPVMPGCLGLDALWQMLGFFLGCTGAAGKGRALGVGEVKFSGMVVPTVKKLEYVVDVQRVISRKFTLGTGDGLLKADGETIYTAKDLRVGLFQAEEAAPAGA from the coding sequence CTGGCGGAACGGCAGTCCAGCTTCGACTATGAGGATCTGCTTGCGTGCGGCCGGGGCGAGCTGTTCGGCCCTGGCAATGCGCAGTTGCCCCTGCCGCCCATGTTGATGTTCGACCGGATTCCGCTGCTGGAGCCGGCTGGCGGCGAATTTGGCCGCGGCCGGATCGTGGCGGAATTGGACGTGAAGCCCGATCTGTGGTTCTTCGCCTGTCACTTCCAGGGCGATCCGGTTATGCCCGGCTGCCTTGGTCTGGACGCACTCTGGCAGATGCTCGGGTTCTTCCTCGGCTGCACGGGCGCAGCCGGCAAAGGGCGGGCGCTCGGGGTTGGCGAGGTGAAGTTCTCTGGCATGGTGGTGCCGACGGTCAAAAAGCTCGAATATGTCGTCGACGTGCAGCGGGTCATCAGCCGCAAGTTCACCCTTGGGACCGGCGATGGCTTGCTCAAGGCCGACGGCGAGACGATTTACACGGCCAAGGACCTCAGGGTCGGGCTGTTCCAGGCGGAAGAGGCCGCACCCGCCGGTGCATAG
- the dut gene encoding dUTP diphosphatase — translation MKPRLRVLRLPHGEGLPLPAYQTDHAAGFDLVAAIGENEPVVLSAGARGAVPTGLVFELPEGYEAQVRPRSGLALKHGVTVLNSPGTIDADYRGEVQVVLINHSDEPFRIARGDRIAQVVIAPVTCVEIAEVSDVGETARGAGGFGSTG, via the coding sequence ATGAAGCCTCGCCTGCGCGTCCTGCGGCTCCCGCATGGAGAAGGTCTGCCGCTGCCGGCCTATCAGACCGACCACGCGGCCGGGTTCGACCTTGTAGCGGCGATCGGCGAAAACGAGCCCGTCGTCTTGAGTGCCGGCGCGCGTGGGGCCGTGCCCACGGGGCTCGTGTTCGAATTGCCGGAAGGCTATGAGGCGCAGGTGCGGCCGCGCTCTGGGCTTGCTTTGAAGCACGGCGTGACGGTGCTCAACAGCCCCGGCACGATCGATGCGGATTATCGTGGCGAGGTGCAGGTCGTGCTGATCAATCATAGCGACGAGCCGTTCCGTATCGCGCGCGGCGATCGCATTGCCCAGGTGGTCATCGCACCGGTCACATGCGTGGAGATCGCCGAGGTCTCGGATGTGGGTGAGACAGCGCGCGGCGCGGGCGGCTTCGGCTCGACCGGCTGA
- the ubiB gene encoding 2-polyprenylphenol 6-hydroxylase produces MNAIANMARLTKAGATLAWSGARVLPDDARVSGPLAVFGRVTAPLRKKGATENEARLSSALTSLGPSYIKLGQFLATRDDIVGRELARDLSTLQDRLPPFSQGQAVKLVEAELDAPITELFVEFGPPVAAASIAQVHKAKVKVPDGSLKDMAVKVLRPGIEQRFKKDLDSYFFAARMIERFHAPSRRLRPIAVVDTLAKSVAIEMDLRMEAAAISEMADNIAGDEGFRVPTVDWKRSARRVLTLEWIEGTSMGDIEALKAKGHDLKALGATLMQTFLRHALRDGFFHADMHQGNLFVDAKGCIVAVDFGIMGRLGMKERRFLAEILYGFITRDYRRVAEVHFDAGYVPRKHSVAQFAQALRAIGEPIMDRPANEISMAQLLGQLLQYTEVFDMQTRPELIMLQKTMVVVEGVGRTLDPELNMWVVSEPIVKEWLESQLGAGARIEQAAEGAASVGRFVGDLPKLLRQAERTADSFGAMAEDGLRLDDESVARLAQAQKSQDRWTRLGIWVGALALLAIAVSQIF; encoded by the coding sequence GTGAACGCCATTGCGAATATGGCGCGGCTGACCAAGGCGGGAGCGACGCTTGCCTGGAGCGGCGCGCGGGTCCTGCCGGACGATGCGCGCGTGTCCGGCCCGCTGGCCGTGTTCGGCCGGGTCACGGCACCCTTGCGCAAGAAGGGGGCTACGGAGAACGAGGCGCGGCTGTCGTCGGCGCTCACGTCCCTCGGGCCGTCCTACATCAAGCTCGGCCAGTTCCTCGCCACGCGGGACGACATTGTCGGCCGGGAGCTCGCGCGGGATCTGTCGACCCTGCAGGACCGCCTGCCGCCGTTCTCGCAAGGACAAGCGGTCAAGCTGGTCGAAGCCGAGCTCGATGCCCCGATCACCGAGCTCTTCGTCGAGTTCGGTCCGCCGGTGGCCGCGGCTTCCATCGCCCAGGTGCACAAGGCCAAGGTCAAGGTACCTGACGGCAGCCTCAAGGACATGGCGGTGAAGGTGCTGCGCCCCGGCATCGAGCAGCGCTTCAAAAAGGATCTTGATTCTTACTTCTTCGCCGCGCGGATGATCGAGCGCTTCCATGCGCCCTCGCGGCGCCTCCGCCCCATCGCCGTCGTGGACACGCTGGCGAAGTCGGTCGCGATCGAGATGGATTTGCGCATGGAGGCGGCGGCCATCTCGGAGATGGCCGACAACATCGCCGGCGACGAAGGCTTCCGCGTCCCCACCGTCGATTGGAAGCGTAGCGCCCGCCGCGTGCTCACGCTCGAATGGATCGAGGGCACGTCCATGGGCGATATTGAGGCGCTCAAGGCCAAGGGACATGACCTCAAGGCGCTGGGCGCGACGCTGATGCAGACCTTCCTGCGCCATGCGCTGCGCGACGGCTTCTTCCACGCCGATATGCATCAAGGCAATCTCTTCGTCGATGCAAAAGGGTGCATCGTTGCAGTCGATTTCGGCATCATGGGGCGCCTCGGCATGAAGGAACGGCGCTTCCTCGCCGAGATCCTGTACGGCTTCATCACGCGCGATTACCGCCGCGTCGCCGAGGTGCATTTCGATGCGGGTTACGTGCCGCGCAAACATTCCGTGGCGCAGTTCGCCCAAGCCCTCCGCGCGATCGGCGAACCCATCATGGACCGTCCCGCCAACGAGATATCCATGGCCCAACTTCTGGGGCAGCTGCTGCAGTACACGGAAGTGTTCGACATGCAGACCCGGCCCGAGCTGATCATGCTGCAGAAGACCATGGTCGTGGTCGAAGGGGTGGGCCGGACGCTCGATCCCGAGTTGAACATGTGGGTCGTGTCGGAGCCGATCGTGAAGGAGTGGCTCGAGAGCCAGCTCGGCGCGGGCGCGCGGATCGAGCAGGCCGCCGAAGGCGCCGCGTCCGTCGGCCGTTTCGTCGGCGATCTGCCGAAGCTTTTGCGCCAGGCCGAACGGACGGCGGATTCGTTCGGTGCCATGGCCGAAGACGGACTTCGTCTGGACGATGAGAGCGTGGCGCGGCTGGCCCAAGCGCAGAAATCACAGGACCGCTGGACGCGGCTAGGCATCTGGGTCGGTGCGCTCGCACTGCTCGCCATCGCCGTCTCGCAGATCTTCTGA
- the fabB gene encoding beta-ketoacyl-ACP synthase I, with translation MKRVVVTGMGIVSSIGNNAQEVVASLREAKSGIVKADKYAELGFRCQVHGAPSLEWEGAIDRKVRRFMGAGAGWNYVAMEQAIQDAGLEESDISNERTGLIMGSGGPSTRAIVQAADTTRERGPKKVGPFEVPKSMSSTNSATLSTPYHIKGVSYSISSACSTSAHCIGNAAELIQLGKQDVVFAGGGEELDWTLSVLFDAMNAMSSDFNDQPEKASRAYDAARDGFVIAGAPACLCLEELEHAKARGAKIYAELVGYGATSDGHDMVLPSGEGAVRCMRMAMQGLGGDKVDYINPHATSTPQGDVLEIQAIRDVFGKDCPPISATKSLTGHSLGAAGAHEAIYSLLMMKNGFICESANIENLDPEVADVPIVRERQDGIVMNTVMSNSFGFGGTNASLVFRRLAG, from the coding sequence ATGAAACGCGTGGTCGTAACCGGCATGGGCATCGTTTCCTCGATCGGAAACAACGCTCAGGAAGTCGTGGCCTCTCTCCGGGAGGCGAAGTCCGGCATCGTCAAGGCCGACAAATACGCCGAACTCGGATTCCGCTGCCAGGTTCATGGCGCTCCGTCGCTCGAATGGGAGGGTGCGATCGACCGGAAGGTTCGCCGCTTCATGGGCGCGGGCGCGGGCTGGAACTACGTGGCCATGGAACAGGCCATCCAGGATGCGGGGCTGGAGGAGAGCGACATCTCCAACGAGCGCACCGGGCTGATCATGGGCTCTGGCGGCCCCTCGACCCGGGCCATCGTCCAGGCCGCCGATACGACGCGCGAGCGCGGGCCGAAAAAGGTCGGACCGTTCGAGGTCCCCAAATCCATGAGCTCGACGAATTCGGCCACGTTGTCGACGCCCTATCACATCAAGGGCGTGAGCTATTCCATTTCGTCGGCCTGCTCCACGAGCGCGCACTGCATCGGCAACGCAGCCGAGCTGATCCAGCTCGGCAAGCAGGACGTTGTCTTCGCGGGCGGGGGCGAGGAGCTCGATTGGACGCTGTCGGTTCTGTTTGATGCAATGAACGCGATGTCGTCGGACTTCAACGACCAGCCGGAAAAAGCCAGCCGCGCGTATGACGCGGCGCGCGACGGTTTCGTGATCGCCGGCGCGCCGGCGTGCTTGTGCCTCGAGGAGCTGGAGCATGCCAAGGCGCGCGGCGCGAAGATCTATGCGGAGCTTGTCGGCTATGGCGCGACGTCGGATGGCCACGACATGGTGCTGCCGTCGGGCGAGGGCGCGGTGCGCTGTATGCGGATGGCCATGCAGGGCCTCGGCGGTGACAAGGTCGACTACATCAATCCGCATGCGACATCCACGCCACAGGGCGACGTCTTGGAGATCCAGGCCATTCGCGACGTGTTCGGCAAGGACTGTCCGCCGATCAGCGCCACCAAATCGCTGACGGGCCACTCGCTCGGCGCGGCTGGGGCGCACGAGGCGATCTATTCGTTGCTGATGATGAAGAACGGCTTCATCTGCGAATCCGCGAATATCGAAAACCTTGACCCGGAGGTTGCGGACGTCCCAATTGTCCGTGAACGTCAGGACGGCATTGTGATGAACACGGTAATGTCCAACAGTTTTGGTTTTGGGGGCACGAACGCCTCCCTCGTTTTCCGCCGGTTGGCTGGCTGA
- a CDS encoding HesA/MoeB/ThiF family protein produces the protein MLTDQEIARYRRHLVLKEIGGEGQQRLKAARVLVVGAGGLGSPLILYLAAAGVGQIGIIDDDRVSLDNLQRQVLHGTESVGMQKTRSAANTVWSLNPHVDVKLFTTRLVAENALSIVGAFDIVADGSDNFATRYLVNDACYLAKRPLVAAALGPFDGQLTTFRAFETDADGQPNPNYRCLFPAPPPDGTVPACSEAGILGAVAGVLGCLQAVEVVKELLGIGEGLVGRLMLYDALQARFSQVGYAWDPENPLNGRNPSLKDLSHHIG, from the coding sequence ATGCTGACAGACCAGGAAATCGCCCGCTACCGCCGCCATCTCGTGCTGAAGGAGATCGGCGGCGAGGGCCAGCAGCGCTTGAAGGCGGCGCGCGTGCTCGTGGTGGGCGCGGGCGGCCTCGGATCGCCGCTGATCCTCTATCTGGCGGCGGCCGGTGTCGGCCAGATCGGTATCATCGACGACGACCGCGTCAGTCTGGACAATCTCCAGCGCCAGGTTCTGCACGGCACCGAGTCCGTCGGCATGCAGAAGACGCGCAGCGCCGCGAACACCGTCTGGAGCCTCAACCCTCATGTGGACGTGAAGCTCTTCACGACGCGGCTCGTGGCGGAGAACGCGCTGAGCATTGTCGGCGCCTTCGACATCGTCGCCGACGGCTCCGACAACTTCGCCACGCGCTATCTCGTCAACGATGCCTGCTATCTCGCCAAGCGGCCTCTGGTCGCCGCCGCGCTCGGACCGTTCGACGGACAACTGACCACCTTCCGCGCCTTCGAGACCGATGCGGACGGCCAGCCCAATCCCAACTATCGCTGCCTGTTTCCGGCCCCCCCGCCGGACGGGACGGTGCCCGCCTGTTCGGAAGCCGGCATCCTGGGGGCGGTGGCGGGCGTGCTGGGCTGCCTTCAGGCCGTGGAGGTCGTCAAGGAGCTTCTGGGCATCGGCGAGGGGCTCGTGGGCCGGCTCATGCTCTACGACGCCCTCCAGGCCCGTTTCTCGCAAGTAGGCTATGCCTGGGATCCGGAAAACCCCCTGAACGGCAGAAACCCCAGCCTCAAAGACCTGTCGCACCATATCGGCTGA